A DNA window from Camelina sativa cultivar DH55 chromosome 13, Cs, whole genome shotgun sequence contains the following coding sequences:
- the LOC109128356 gene encoding uncharacterized protein LOC109128356 has translation MTAPQANYECVFGVTNIKSHIPIILDLDDHNYDAWRELFRTHCLMFDVLGHLDGTMLPANANDAAWYKRDGLVKLWNYGYLAPDLFRSSFETGGTACDNQEIGDQTIQEYCQKIKSLAALLTNVNAPVNERTLVMYLLNGLNEKFDYIINVIKHKDPFPTFEVAKSMLELEESRLKKTNRRTSTHFDHSSSTTALTVATSSPEPRPNNQTTQRQQFNNNNRGNHRSNNRSRGGGRNNNQSRPQFPN, from the exons atGACTGCTCCCCAAGCGAATTATGAGTGTGTGTTTGGTGTCACCAACATCAAATCTCACATTCCTATAATTCTCGATCTTGATGATCACAATTACGATGCTTGGAGAGAGTTGTTTCGCACTCACTGTCTCATGTTCGATGTACTAGGACATCTTGATGGCACTATGCTTCCCGCTAATGCCAACGATGCGGCCTGGTACAAACGTGATGGTTTAGTCAAGCTTTGGAACTATGGTTACCTTGCTCCAGATCTGTTTCGGTCATCGTTTGAAACAGGTGGTACTGCATGTGAT AATCAGGAGATTGGCGATCAGACCATTCAAGAGTATTGTCAGAAGATCAAATCTCTTGCTGCCTTGCTCACCAATGTCAATGCTCCAGTCAATGAACGAACGTTGGTCATGTATCTTCTCAATGGACTCAATGAGAAATTTGATTACATAATCAATGTAATCAAACACAAAGACCCTTTTCCAACCTTTGAAGTTGCGAAGTCGATGCTCGAGCTAGAGGAATCACGCCTCAAAAAGACCAATCGGCGCACTTCTACTCATTTCGATCATTCTTCATCTACGACGGCTCTTACGGTAGCAACTTCCTCGCCTGAGCCACGACCCAACAACCAAACGACTCAACGTCaacaattcaacaacaacaacagggGAAACCATCGTTCTAATAATCGATCGAGGGGAGGAGGTCGAAACAACAATCAATCTCGTCCTCAGTTTCCAAATTAG